A genomic region of Christiangramia sp. OXR-203 contains the following coding sequences:
- a CDS encoding RteC domain-containing protein — translation MDFLITEDELKNEIQEIEQTFLNKNAAYFEIINYCRKVLETYRKEIYLNGFPDTPSEIQFFKKQKTIPLTYQIYYENLLSIELEISSIDESSQSKFISKKIQKINSFLTGHKNFLRYIALDQEYMDEIYFTRKYFHKDHIVNYSHYERDPLFSCSHDLLLSELNARNFLLKYLNNKFRVKESASIAYEEPIKINWTSSKVALTELIYALQVSGSINNGNTTLKELVDIFETLTGLDLGDYHHTFLRLRSRSEPLKFIDKMRNSMLEYMEELDA, via the coding sequence ATGGATTTTCTGATTACCGAGGATGAGCTTAAAAATGAGATTCAGGAAATTGAGCAAACTTTCCTAAATAAGAATGCTGCATACTTTGAAATAATTAACTACTGCCGTAAAGTATTAGAAACCTACCGAAAAGAGATTTATTTAAATGGCTTCCCGGATACTCCTTCAGAAATTCAGTTTTTTAAAAAACAGAAAACGATTCCTTTAACATATCAGATTTATTACGAAAACTTGCTATCCATCGAATTGGAAATTTCATCTATAGACGAATCCTCACAGTCGAAATTTATATCTAAAAAGATTCAAAAGATAAATAGTTTTCTTACTGGGCATAAAAATTTCCTTCGGTATATCGCCCTGGATCAGGAATACATGGATGAGATCTATTTCACCCGAAAATATTTTCATAAAGATCATATTGTTAATTATAGTCATTATGAAAGAGATCCCTTATTCAGCTGCTCCCACGATTTACTTTTGAGTGAATTGAATGCCCGTAATTTCTTGCTCAAATATCTAAATAATAAATTTCGGGTTAAAGAATCTGCTTCCATAGCTTATGAAGAACCTATAAAAATTAACTGGACTTCTTCTAAGGTGGCTCTAACCGAACTGATCTATGCCCTGCAGGTTAGTGGGAGCATAAATAATGGAAATACTACGCTGAAAGAACTGGTGGATATATTTGAGACATTAACAGGCTTAGATCTGGGAGACTACCATCATACTTTTTTAAGACTCAGGAGCCGCTCTGAACCTTTAAAATTTATCGATAAAATGAGAAATTCCATGCTTGAATATATGGAAGAGCTTGATGCGTGA
- a CDS encoding aldo/keto reductase: protein MKYNQLGNSGILVSELCMGTMSFGSSGYWSVVGSLGYEDSKRLVDIAIDSGINYFDSADVYSHGQSEEILGKAVKDKRKDVIIATKVRGRMSKEINDVGLSRKHIIESCHNSLKRLGTDYIDHYVLHSYDPITPFEETISTLDDLVSQGKIRYYGVSNFPAWQLMKFINTAEKNHWEKPVSLQAIYSLISRDVEYELIPLCLDQKLAFTPWSPLGGGFLTGKYRKDKPMPEGARRTNEEQNFIQIDPEKGYAIVDELEKIANKHKASIAQAALNYLLRKPGVTSVLIGATKPHQLEDNIKTTTWEMDAEDVKILDELTALNPIYPYWMLQFTAMDRANGDFFL, encoded by the coding sequence ATGAAGTACAATCAATTAGGAAATTCAGGAATTTTAGTTTCAGAACTTTGTATGGGAACGATGAGTTTTGGTAGCAGTGGCTACTGGAGTGTGGTAGGTTCTCTAGGCTATGAAGATAGCAAGCGATTAGTGGACATAGCCATAGACTCAGGCATCAACTACTTCGATTCTGCTGATGTGTATTCTCACGGCCAATCGGAAGAGATTTTAGGAAAAGCAGTAAAAGACAAAAGAAAGGATGTCATCATTGCTACCAAAGTGCGCGGTAGAATGAGTAAAGAAATTAATGATGTGGGCTTGTCCAGAAAACACATCATCGAGAGCTGCCACAATAGTTTAAAACGATTGGGTACCGACTATATCGACCATTATGTGCTTCATAGTTATGATCCTATTACCCCTTTTGAAGAAACCATTTCAACCCTTGATGACCTCGTTTCACAAGGAAAAATTAGATATTATGGGGTAAGTAACTTCCCGGCTTGGCAGCTAATGAAGTTTATCAACACCGCTGAAAAAAATCATTGGGAAAAACCCGTCTCATTGCAAGCCATTTATTCACTTATATCCAGAGATGTAGAATATGAATTGATACCGCTTTGCTTGGATCAAAAACTAGCCTTTACCCCTTGGTCGCCACTTGGAGGCGGATTTTTAACCGGTAAATACAGAAAAGACAAGCCAATGCCGGAAGGAGCAAGAAGAACCAATGAAGAGCAGAATTTTATTCAAATCGATCCGGAAAAAGGCTATGCTATTGTTGATGAGTTGGAAAAAATTGCCAACAAACACAAGGCTTCTATAGCACAAGCAGCCCTAAATTATCTTTTGAGAAAACCCGGAGTAACTTCCGTACTTATTGGAGCTACCAAGCCTCACCAGTTGGAAGACAACATCAAAACTACTACCTGGGAAATGGATGCAGAAGATGTTAAAATCCTGGATGAGCTAACAGCATTAAACCCTATTTATCCTTATTGGATGTTGCAGTTTACAGCTATGGATAGAGCCAATGGAGATTTCTTTTTATAA
- a CDS encoding dienelactone hydrolase family protein: MNTINFKTYILLLFTLLFSVETLTAQNSKENVKSKVKTEEITYKDGQVTLNGVVYYPAKQKGKQAAILVVPEWWGLNEYVKNRAKMLAELGYVALAVDMYGNGLVVENPADAEANAGRFYGDPNLIKSRMQAAYDAVTQLQQVDASKVSAIGYCFGGTVSLFAASLGVPLETVVSFHGGLTGFQASPAMKNTKVLVCHGESDSFVPQADVDNFHQQMKDNNITYQFKSYADATHAFTNKASTATGEKFNLPISYNEAADKASWKDMKAFFKTYFPTKK, encoded by the coding sequence ATGAATACGATAAATTTTAAAACATACATTTTATTGCTTTTTACACTCCTTTTTAGTGTAGAAACTCTGACTGCCCAAAACAGCAAAGAAAATGTAAAAAGCAAGGTTAAAACTGAAGAAATTACCTATAAAGATGGCCAGGTTACACTCAATGGCGTTGTTTATTATCCTGCAAAGCAAAAGGGAAAACAAGCTGCTATTTTAGTAGTGCCCGAATGGTGGGGATTGAACGAATATGTGAAAAATCGTGCTAAAATGTTGGCAGAGTTAGGCTATGTGGCTTTGGCGGTAGATATGTACGGTAATGGATTGGTCGTAGAAAACCCTGCCGATGCAGAGGCCAATGCAGGAAGGTTTTATGGCGATCCTAATCTGATAAAAAGTCGGATGCAGGCGGCTTATGATGCCGTAACCCAACTACAACAGGTGGACGCTTCAAAAGTAAGTGCCATAGGTTATTGCTTTGGCGGAACGGTTTCGCTTTTTGCTGCCAGCTTAGGGGTACCTTTAGAAACTGTGGTAAGTTTTCACGGTGGACTTACCGGCTTTCAAGCAAGTCCTGCAATGAAAAACACAAAAGTATTGGTTTGCCACGGTGAAAGTGATTCGTTTGTGCCGCAAGCTGATGTGGATAATTTTCATCAACAAATGAAAGACAACAACATTACCTACCAGTTTAAGTCTTATGCTGATGCCACACACGCTTTTACCAATAAAGCATCTACAGCTACCGGGGAAAAATTCAACCTTCCCATTTCCTACAATGAAGCTGCCGACAAAGCTTCTTGGAAGGATATGAAAGCCTTTTTCAAAACTTATTTTCCAACTAAAAAGTAA
- a CDS encoding luciferase family protein — MINENTFELPLRNGIKPKTTPSNPHMQLNQQPEDRKLVDSLMDWAFSLPEINKEFSKISVPGAQAMCLSSDKMCNDCHAFMIGNEFAHFHPVPDGSMHLGLTLKDAEYVISRGWGELHPVAKMGYLTHNFIMVYAPRNEEEKEIIKKIILRSYLFATGKLNDK, encoded by the coding sequence ATGATAAACGAAAACACCTTTGAACTTCCCTTACGAAATGGGATTAAACCCAAAACTACACCAAGCAACCCACATATGCAGCTGAATCAACAGCCCGAAGACCGTAAACTCGTTGATTCACTAATGGATTGGGCATTCTCGCTTCCTGAAATCAACAAAGAGTTCAGCAAAATATCTGTTCCCGGAGCCCAAGCTATGTGTCTCTCTTCCGACAAAATGTGCAATGATTGTCACGCCTTTATGATTGGAAATGAGTTTGCTCACTTTCATCCAGTGCCCGATGGCAGTATGCACTTAGGTCTAACATTAAAAGATGCTGAATATGTCATAAGCCGAGGTTGGGGTGAGTTACACCCAGTTGCCAAAATGGGCTATCTTACTCATAATTTTATTATGGTGTATGCCCCTCGAAATGAAGAAGAAAAAGAAATCATTAAAAAAATTATCTTGCGGTCTTATTTATTTGCAACCGGCAAATTAAATGACAAATAA
- the tnpA gene encoding IS66 family insertion sequence element accessory protein TnpA translates to MTRSSIATEMRKLVDNYYESGQSRSSFARNHGISKGKLCYWIQKFPKEQVIKPAKSNFVSLSADPSTTPTSSRSMHIRLGNGVEIEISL, encoded by the coding sequence ATGACCCGATCTTCAATTGCCACAGAAATGCGTAAGCTAGTCGATAACTATTATGAATCAGGACAAAGCCGATCCTCTTTTGCCCGTAATCACGGAATTAGCAAAGGAAAACTCTGTTATTGGATCCAGAAATTTCCCAAGGAGCAAGTTATAAAGCCCGCAAAAAGTAATTTTGTTTCCTTGTCGGCCGACCCTTCTACCACCCCAACATCCTCCAGGAGTATGCATATCCGTTTAGGTAATGGCGTAGAAATTGAAATTTCCCTGTAA
- the tnpB gene encoding IS66 family insertion sequence element accessory protein TnpB (TnpB, as the term is used for proteins encoded by IS66 family insertion elements, is considered an accessory protein, since TnpC, encoded by a neighboring gene, is a DDE family transposase.) — MFALSSSLNYQLYLPGTDMRKSFDGLCGLVLRELGHSPQDGSVYIFINKARNKVKLLHWQSGGFVLYYKRLERGTFELPKYDASVGGLQLDYTQLVMLIDGVAITNITRRKRYKKAG, encoded by the coding sequence ATGTTTGCCTTAAGTAGTTCCCTGAATTACCAGCTATATCTTCCTGGTACTGATATGCGTAAGAGTTTCGATGGATTATGTGGGCTGGTCCTTAGAGAATTAGGCCATAGTCCCCAGGATGGTTCAGTCTATATCTTTATCAATAAAGCTCGCAATAAAGTCAAGTTACTGCATTGGCAGTCCGGGGGCTTTGTGTTGTACTACAAGCGCCTGGAGCGTGGCACCTTTGAGTTGCCAAAATACGATGCATCCGTGGGAGGGTTACAGCTGGATTACACCCAACTGGTGATGCTTATCGACGGGGTGGCCATCACCAATATTACCCGAAGAAAGCGCTATAAAAAAGCCGGATAA
- a CDS encoding glutathione peroxidase codes for MEASLFELEAKKLNGETISLKEFEGKTIVVVNTASKCGLTPQYEGLENLYKIYKDKGLVILGFPCNQFGKQEQGTANEISEFCEINYGVSFPMFDKVEVNGENAHPVFKYLKSKLGGILGSNIKWNFTKFVIDKNGKPVKRFAPTTKPEKMESYLRKIL; via the coding sequence ATGGAAGCGAGCTTATTTGAACTTGAGGCAAAAAAACTTAACGGAGAAACCATTTCTTTGAAAGAGTTTGAAGGTAAAACCATAGTGGTGGTAAATACTGCTAGCAAGTGCGGACTTACCCCACAATATGAGGGATTGGAAAATTTGTATAAAATATACAAAGACAAGGGGTTGGTTATTTTGGGATTTCCTTGCAACCAATTCGGAAAGCAGGAACAAGGCACAGCCAATGAGATTAGTGAATTTTGCGAAATTAATTACGGGGTAAGTTTTCCTATGTTCGACAAGGTAGAAGTCAATGGGGAAAATGCTCACCCCGTTTTTAAGTATTTAAAATCCAAACTTGGAGGCATTTTAGGTAGCAACATCAAATGGAATTTTACCAAATTTGTCATTGACAAAAACGGAAAGCCGGTCAAACGATTTGCTCCTACCACCAAGCCGGAGAAAATGGAAAGTTACCTGCGAAAAATTCTTTAA
- a CDS encoding ATPase, producing the protein MANPSSIIEDGIEYSLGKYDGKRIIYDFPKILIFLEAKGKILFGQHFKIFEEDKDILFKLSNYFIKDHINCEKLRIDPDKGILLSGPVGCGKTSLMKLMRYLVPHQRSYVVMPCRNIVFAFNHLGYKTIEDYGDEGFFCFDDMGIEPIGRHYGRDCNVIGEILISRYELFLQTNLKTHGTTNLSAMEIEDMYGSRVRSRMKKLFNLIDFDYNTNDKRK; encoded by the coding sequence ATGGCGAACCCCTCTAGCATTATAGAAGATGGAATTGAATATTCTCTTGGCAAATATGATGGAAAGAGAATAATTTATGATTTCCCAAAAATCCTAATTTTTCTTGAAGCCAAAGGTAAAATTCTTTTTGGCCAGCATTTTAAAATATTTGAAGAGGATAAAGATATTCTGTTTAAGCTTTCCAACTACTTTATTAAAGACCATATAAATTGTGAAAAGTTGCGGATTGATCCGGATAAAGGAATTTTGCTTTCCGGTCCCGTGGGATGTGGTAAAACGAGCCTGATGAAGCTCATGCGGTATTTGGTGCCCCATCAAAGGAGCTACGTGGTTATGCCATGTAGAAATATTGTTTTTGCTTTTAATCACCTGGGATATAAAACTATTGAAGATTATGGAGATGAAGGTTTTTTCTGCTTTGATGATATGGGCATAGAGCCAATAGGAAGACATTATGGTAGGGATTGTAATGTGATAGGGGAAATTCTGATATCTCGTTATGAACTTTTTCTTCAAACAAATTTAAAAACCCATGGCACCACAAATTTAAGTGCCATGGAAATTGAAGATATGTATGGCTCAAGAGTCAGAAGCCGAATGAAAAAGTTATTCAACCTTATTGATTTTGACTATAATACAAACGATAAACGAAAATGA
- a CDS encoding PaaI family thioesterase, producing MQKEFIELLKKGIEELMPANQLLGIKILEVKSGYAHLHVPFKNEFIGDFIQERWHGGFLAAIADTAGGTAAATTLQSPKDKLNTIDMRIDYLHAATSIDIEAKAQVIKDGKTIVKVDIQLFQDHQENPVVVARCVFSKLIKENSDKLSGKD from the coding sequence ATGCAAAAAGAATTTATTGAGTTATTAAAAAAAGGCATTGAAGAATTGATGCCTGCTAATCAACTATTAGGTATAAAAATTTTGGAAGTGAAGTCGGGTTATGCACATCTTCACGTTCCTTTTAAAAACGAATTCATTGGAGATTTCATTCAAGAGCGTTGGCACGGAGGGTTTTTAGCTGCTATTGCAGATACAGCAGGTGGCACTGCAGCTGCTACTACGCTGCAATCTCCCAAAGACAAACTCAATACCATTGATATGCGCATAGACTATCTACACGCTGCAACCTCCATCGATATAGAAGCTAAGGCTCAAGTGATTAAAGATGGGAAAACCATCGTTAAAGTGGATATTCAACTTTTTCAAGACCACCAAGAAAATCCCGTAGTAGTTGCCCGTTGTGTTTTTAGCAAATTAATAAAAGAAAATAGTGATAAGCTTTCTGGAAAAGATTAG
- a CDS encoding DUF6398 domain-containing protein produces MTKEQIKERQKHLLELTGTFCAQKLDGEYFELCEKLIKKMGRKREVPFKRGKLEIWAAAVIYAIGSINFLFDKSFEPYIPSKEIHDYFGTKPTTVSNKARIIKEMFDMWHFSPEFSTSKMEEDNPFNNMVMVDDFIVPVDSLPENMQQMVHQARAEGKDITFTTK; encoded by the coding sequence ATGACCAAAGAGCAGATTAAAGAAAGACAAAAACACCTTCTAGAGCTTACCGGGACCTTTTGCGCCCAGAAACTTGATGGGGAATATTTTGAGCTCTGCGAAAAGCTCATCAAAAAAATGGGCAGGAAAAGGGAAGTCCCTTTTAAAAGGGGAAAACTCGAAATATGGGCTGCTGCAGTAATATATGCCATAGGCTCTATCAACTTCCTGTTCGATAAATCTTTTGAACCCTATATCCCTTCCAAGGAGATCCACGATTATTTTGGCACCAAGCCTACAACAGTATCCAATAAAGCCAGGATCATTAAAGAAATGTTTGATATGTGGCATTTTAGCCCGGAGTTCTCTACTTCCAAAATGGAAGAAGACAACCCTTTTAACAATATGGTTATGGTTGATGATTTTATCGTTCCTGTTGACTCCCTTCCTGAAAATATGCAACAAATGGTACACCAGGCAAGGGCTGAAGGTAAAGACATTACTTTTACTACAAAATAA
- a CDS encoding MarR family winged helix-turn-helix transcriptional regulator, with translation MKNSAELEIENQYCFPIYAASRVVTKLYTPLLNELGLTYPQYLTMLVLWQYQNLTVNDIGSKLMLESNTLTPLLKRLESQGFISRKRSSSDERVVEISLTEKGINLKKKASYIPEKLSCSISHSGISQEEMDQMKHTLQKLIALTKEHHCK, from the coding sequence ATGAAAAATTCTGCTGAATTAGAAATTGAAAATCAGTATTGTTTTCCGATATACGCAGCATCTAGAGTGGTAACCAAACTTTATACGCCCCTGCTCAACGAGTTGGGGCTTACTTACCCTCAATATTTAACGATGTTGGTGCTCTGGCAATACCAAAACCTGACGGTAAATGATATTGGCAGTAAACTAATGCTGGAGTCCAACACCCTGACTCCCTTGCTTAAAAGGTTGGAAAGTCAAGGTTTTATTTCAAGGAAACGCTCTAGTAGTGACGAACGTGTAGTGGAGATAAGCCTTACAGAAAAAGGAATAAATTTAAAAAAGAAGGCGAGTTACATACCTGAAAAATTATCTTGCTCCATTAGTCATTCAGGGATAAGTCAAGAAGAAATGGACCAGATGAAACATACCTTGCAAAAGCTAATTGCCTTAACTAAAGAGCATCATTGTAAATAA
- a CDS encoding dioxygenase: MNRKQFILATLGLTIVNTLSSFRKYTDELPVQGKKMPVLFTSHGNPMDIPLSREERTFWNTLFQLGKELKKNYEVKAALVVSAHWCTRGTFVNVSPEQQQIFDYYGFPKEYYDVFYKAKGSPEIAKEVKRIIPSVSETTDWGLDHGAWPMLMHLFPEADVPVFQLSIDYYAKPEYHYELGKQLKSLREKGVLIIGSGALIHNLPLAMKKMQSNDSSPYGWEMEYDNWVKEQIDKRNISNIINYQNSHKLGKLAAPTPDHFVPVLYSLGLMDSKDEIHYFFESESSLPAFGERSFIIKQ, translated from the coding sequence ATGAATCGAAAACAATTTATATTAGCAACATTAGGACTAACAATTGTGAATACCTTAAGCAGCTTTAGAAAATATACGGATGAACTTCCTGTTCAAGGAAAAAAGATGCCTGTTTTATTTACTTCGCACGGCAATCCTATGGATATTCCGCTTTCAAGAGAAGAACGCACCTTTTGGAATACCTTATTTCAATTGGGAAAGGAATTGAAAAAAAATTATGAAGTAAAAGCTGCTTTGGTGGTTTCGGCTCACTGGTGTACCCGAGGAACTTTTGTTAACGTATCGCCTGAACAGCAACAGATTTTCGATTACTATGGGTTTCCTAAAGAATATTATGATGTATTTTACAAAGCTAAAGGCTCCCCTGAAATTGCAAAAGAAGTAAAACGCATTATCCCATCGGTTAGCGAAACTACCGACTGGGGTCTCGACCACGGAGCTTGGCCTATGCTTATGCACTTGTTTCCTGAAGCGGACGTGCCTGTATTTCAATTAAGCATCGACTATTATGCAAAACCTGAATATCATTACGAGTTAGGAAAACAATTAAAATCACTTCGTGAAAAAGGAGTACTCATCATTGGCAGCGGTGCATTAATTCACAATCTCCCACTTGCTATGAAAAAAATGCAAAGCAATGATAGTTCGCCCTATGGTTGGGAGATGGAATATGATAACTGGGTTAAGGAACAAATAGATAAAAGAAATATCTCTAACATTATTAATTATCAAAACAGTCATAAATTAGGCAAACTGGCAGCTCCTACGCCCGACCATTTTGTGCCTGTATTATATAGTTTAGGGTTGATGGATTCCAAAGATGAAATACATTACTTTTTTGAATCAGAGTCTTCCCTTCCCGCTTTTGGGGAAAGGAGTTTTATCATCAAACAATAA
- a CDS encoding DoxX family protein yields the protein MSKSRKITGWVMAGLLTALLVMSASQKLLGNPEMVENFGKWGLGSMITIIALGELVSVLLFLIPRTAVLGVLLLSAYFGGAILVHMANDEPYAFQSIVLLFIWVTAWVRIPEMFNKLFNGNLSSSNS from the coding sequence ATGAGCAAAAGTAGAAAAATTACAGGTTGGGTAATGGCAGGATTGCTTACCGCTTTATTAGTAATGAGTGCCAGCCAAAAGCTATTAGGCAACCCCGAAATGGTTGAAAATTTCGGTAAATGGGGCTTGGGCTCAATGATAACCATTATAGCTCTAGGTGAATTGGTAAGTGTATTGTTGTTTTTAATACCTCGCACCGCTGTTTTAGGGGTGTTGTTATTGAGTGCTTATTTTGGAGGTGCCATATTGGTACATATGGCCAATGACGAGCCTTACGCTTTTCAATCCATCGTTCTGTTGTTCATTTGGGTAACTGCTTGGGTGAGAATCCCTGAAATGTTTAATAAACTTTTCAATGGAAATCTATCATCATCAAATTCCTAA
- a CDS encoding helix-turn-helix domain-containing protein, whose amino-acid sequence MPTSIITTDDLREFKIELLEEIQKLLEKESGNISKKWLKSTEVMEMLKISSGTLNGFRTKGILPYSKIGGLIYYDSAIIQKILTDNLIQNE is encoded by the coding sequence ATGCCAACGTCAATTATTACTACAGATGATTTAAGGGAGTTCAAAATAGAGCTCCTTGAAGAAATTCAGAAACTACTAGAAAAAGAATCCGGTAATATTTCTAAAAAATGGCTGAAATCCACCGAAGTCATGGAGATGCTAAAGATTAGTTCCGGAACTCTAAATGGTTTTAGAACAAAGGGGATACTACCATATAGTAAGATAGGAGGACTCATTTACTACGATTCAGCTATTATTCAAAAAATATTGACAGATAATCTAATCCAAAATGAATAA
- a CDS encoding DUF6526 family protein produces MQNFKNHVRYNPLHHFILSPLTLVGVILSIVLLFSDHSLTEKIFFLILALSVFLASLIARLYATKNQDRTIRAELRLRYYILTGNRLEELEDKLTMAQMVATRFASDKELAALIERAAKENLSPKAIKESIKNWTADENRV; encoded by the coding sequence ATGCAAAATTTTAAAAATCACGTCCGTTACAATCCACTTCATCATTTTATTCTATCACCGCTCACGCTCGTTGGGGTGATATTGAGTATTGTATTGCTATTCTCTGACCACAGTCTGACTGAAAAAATCTTTTTTCTGATTTTAGCTTTAAGTGTTTTTCTCGCTTCTTTAATAGCTAGATTGTATGCCACAAAAAATCAAGACAGAACCATAAGAGCAGAACTGCGATTACGCTATTATATTTTGACAGGCAACAGATTAGAAGAATTAGAAGATAAATTAACAATGGCACAAATGGTAGCCACCAGATTTGCATCAGATAAAGAATTAGCAGCATTGATAGAGCGGGCAGCCAAAGAAAACCTTAGTCCAAAAGCCATAAAAGAAAGCATAAAAAACTGGACGGCAGATGAAAATAGAGTTTAA
- the tnpC gene encoding IS66 family transposase, protein MTYQELQKENQQLRQSNETFKEKISALEVQLGQLYKLIQGFKSERFIPEILQQQLSLFSENSDKTGQVVTPKETISYTREKKKHPGRNTLPEHLPVREVILEPEEDVSTLKKIGEEVSETLEYTPASLVKRRTIRPKYARKNEQGVVIAPLPTRPIEKSIAEACLLAYILVSKYIDHLPFYRQIQRFKREFGWEPASSTLSDWMAGCCQLLEPLYNTLKQKILTDGYIQADESPIKVLDSDKKGSTHQGYQWVYHDPLQKLVLFNYRRGRRQHGPREFLDGYKGYVQCDGYSVYDKIGVDPDITMAGCLVHARRKFVDTRDQDKERADKALAIFSEIYRQERAIKEEAAGDADMRKELRLQKVLPLLQQIKTWVQEEQFKVLPKSAIGKAMTYFLNQYPKFEVIFEDGRIELDNNLIENAIRPLALGRKNFLFAGSHRAAQDAAMLYSFFGSCKMQGINPQEWLEDTLRRIPDHNIQKLEELLPGYHRTDKP, encoded by the coding sequence ATGACCTATCAGGAGCTACAAAAAGAAAACCAGCAACTTCGCCAGTCCAATGAAACCTTCAAGGAGAAGATCTCCGCTTTGGAGGTACAACTCGGACAGCTCTACAAGCTGATCCAGGGCTTTAAATCGGAACGTTTTATTCCTGAAATACTTCAGCAGCAGCTATCGCTTTTTTCTGAAAATTCAGATAAAACCGGGCAAGTAGTCACTCCTAAAGAAACGATCAGCTATACCCGGGAAAAAAAGAAGCACCCGGGCCGTAATACCTTGCCGGAACACCTTCCGGTACGGGAAGTCATTCTTGAACCAGAGGAAGATGTAAGCACGCTAAAAAAAATAGGTGAGGAAGTTAGTGAAACCCTGGAGTATACCCCGGCCAGTCTGGTTAAAAGACGTACCATACGTCCTAAATATGCCAGGAAAAATGAGCAAGGGGTAGTCATTGCGCCACTGCCCACACGTCCTATCGAAAAATCTATTGCCGAAGCCTGTTTATTGGCTTATATCCTGGTGAGCAAGTATATTGACCATTTGCCATTCTATCGTCAGATCCAGCGTTTTAAACGGGAGTTTGGCTGGGAACCTGCCTCCAGTACTTTAAGTGACTGGATGGCGGGTTGTTGCCAGCTCCTGGAGCCCCTCTATAATACCCTGAAACAAAAAATCCTCACAGACGGTTACATCCAGGCTGATGAAAGTCCGATTAAGGTGCTGGATAGTGATAAAAAAGGCAGCACACATCAAGGCTACCAATGGGTCTATCACGACCCCTTGCAAAAACTGGTGCTCTTTAATTACCGTAGGGGACGTAGGCAACATGGTCCCAGGGAATTCCTTGACGGGTATAAGGGATACGTCCAATGTGATGGGTACAGCGTGTATGATAAAATCGGTGTAGATCCGGATATTACTATGGCCGGTTGTCTTGTGCATGCCCGAAGAAAATTTGTAGATACTCGGGATCAGGATAAAGAAAGAGCGGATAAAGCATTAGCCATATTTAGTGAAATTTATAGGCAGGAACGAGCGATCAAAGAAGAAGCAGCTGGTGATGCGGATATGCGAAAAGAACTAAGATTACAAAAGGTGTTGCCACTATTGCAACAGATCAAAACCTGGGTCCAGGAAGAACAGTTTAAGGTGTTGCCAAAAAGTGCTATCGGAAAAGCCATGACCTACTTTTTAAATCAATACCCCAAGTTCGAGGTGATCTTTGAGGATGGCAGGATCGAACTGGACAACAACCTTATTGAGAATGCCATTCGTCCGCTGGCCCTTGGCCGAAAAAATTTCCTGTTCGCAGGTTCCCACAGGGCTGCACAAGATGCGGCCATGTTATATTCTTTCTTTGGTAGTTGTAAAATGCAAGGTATTAATCCCCAAGAGTGGTTAGAGGATACCTTACGAAGGATACCCGATCATAACATCCAAAAGCTGGAAGAGTTATTGCCGGGGTACCACCGTACAGACAAACCATAA